From the Ilumatobacteraceae bacterium genome, the window TCTCAGCACGGTCTGCCCGGCGCCGGCGGGAGCGGTCCAGATCCGCGACACGCGCGCCTGGCACGGCGGCACCCCCAACGTGTCCGACCGCGCGCGTGCGATCCCGAACCTCGAGATCTACGCGCCCTGGTTCCGCGAGTCGCTGATCCCGGGCATCAATCGATCCGATTGGGAGCAGCTCTCGGAACGGGCGCGCAAGATGACCCAGTTCGTGGTCGCCGACTCGGCGCATCCGATCACGCCCGAGATCATGACGCCCGAAGCGATCCGGATGCAGCGGGCCGCCCGCGCCGCTCGGTCCTCCTGACCCACGGCGTCCGCCACCCTGCGGCGGGCGACCCGACCGATCGACCCGACGGATCGACCCGACGGATCGACTCAGCTGAAGACGATCGTCTTGTTGCCGATCAGGTGGATGCGGTCCTCGGCCCACGCGCGCACGGCGCGAGACAGGACGAGTCGCTCGGTGTCCTGACCGAGGGCGACCAACTGCTCGGCGGTGTGGGCGTGGGTCACGCGGGCGACGTCCTGCTCGATGATCGGACCCTCGTCGAGGTCGGCCGTGACAAAGTGTGCGGTGGCGCCGACGATCTTGACGCCGCGCTCGTGGGCCTGGTGGTACGGCTTGGCGCCCTTGAAACCGGGCAGGAACGAGTGGTGGATGTTGATCGCCCGCCCACGCAGGTGTGCGCACAGGTCGTCGGACAGGATCTGCATGTAGCGAGCGAGCACCACCAGATCGATGTCGTGCTCGGCGACCAGCGCCTTGATCTCCGCCTCCTGCTCGGCCTTGGTGTCGCGGGTGACGGGCAGGTGACGGAACGGGATGTCGTACCGTTCGGCGACCTCGGCGCAGTCGGGGTGGTTCGACACGATCACCGGGATGTCGACGGCGAGCCCGCCGTTGCGCCAGCGGTACAGCAGATCGACCAGGCAGTGGTCGAACTTCGACACCATGATCAGCACGTTCGGCCGTTGGTCGATCGGACGAACGGTGAGTTCGATGGGCCGATCCCCGAGCCGGCCGGCGACGGCATCGCGGAGGTCGTCGCTGCTGTCAGCGGTCGCGACGACCATGCGCATACAGAACGTGTCGGTGTCGGGATCGGTGAACTGGGAGTTCTCGATGATGTTGCCGCCGACGTCGAGCACTCCCGCCGTGACGGCATGGACGATCCCGGGCCGGTCGGCGCAGGTCAGCGAGAGCACGTGCGTGGTGGACATGGACGACATTCGATCGGCCGAACGGCGATCTCGAAACCCGGCTCTTCACCGGAGGGTTGGAGCGCTCTACACTGACGCGGGGCGGTGCCGTCCGGTGGCGCCGAGGGGAGTGTTCGATGCATCTGACCGACGACCGATGGGGCGAACTCATCGCCACACGAGCCGACGATCCCGGGCGCCCGCTCGAGATGCTCCGCGCGCGTCCCCGCCGTCCGCTGCTCACCGACGGCCGGTTGTTCATCGTCGCCGCCGACCACAGCGCGCGAGGCATGCTCGGCGTGCCGGGGGAACCGTTCGCGATGGCCGATCGGCGCCGCACGCTCGAGTCGCTGCTGATCGCGCTGTCGTCCGACTCGGTCGACGGCGTGCTCGCCAGCGCCGACATCATGGAAGAGCTCGCGCTGCTCGGTGCGCTCGACGGCAAGCTCGCGTTCGGCACGATGAACCGCGGCGGGATCATGGGCGCCGACTGGGAGCTCGACGACCGCATGACCGCGTACTCGGCGGCCACGATCGCCGATCACGGTCTCGACGGGGGCAAGGTGCTGCTGCGGCTCGCCGACGACGACGCCGGCACCGCACCGACGCTCGAGGCATGTGCACGGGCGGTCGACGAGTGCGCCGCTGCGGGCCTGCCGATCATGGTCGAGCCCCTGCCGTACCACCACGACCCCGCCACCGGCGCCGCCAAGCTGCTCGACGACGACGATGCGCTGCTCCGGGCGGTCGCCATCGGGTCGGGCCTCGGCGGCACGTCGTCCGCGACCTGGCTGAAGGTGCCGGCAGCGAAGGATCCGGCGCGCATGCTCGCCTGCACCACGCTGCCGGCGCTGATCCTCGGTGGGAGCCCGGGCCCCGACCCCGAGGCGACCTACGCATCGTGGGAGCGGTCGATGGAGGTGCCGAACGTTCGTGGCCTCGTCGTCGGACGCTCCTTGCTCTATCCGGCCGACGGTGACGTCGAGGCGGCGATCGACCGCGCCGCGTCGATCGTGCGGCCGTCGTGAATCGTCCACGGCCGACCGTCGCCGACCTGCGGGCCGGCAGGGGGCAGCGGCAGTTGTCGATGGTCTACGTCACCACGACCGACGAAGCGGCGGCGTGCGCGGCCGCCGGCATCGACGTGCTGTCGATCGAGATGTCGTACTGGGACGCAGCGATGCGCGAAGCAGCCGGTGACTGTTTCGTCCAGGTCGGCCTGCAGTACGGCGTGCTCGCGACCACCGACGACTACCTGCGCGCCGCCCACGCCGCCGTGCTCGCGGGCGGCGACGCCGTGTACTGCGCGGCGAGCACCGAGATCATCGCCCGCCTCGCGGCGGAGGGCATCCCTGTCGTCGGTCACGTCGGTCTGATTCCATCGCGCCGCACCTGGACCGGCGGGTTCAAGGCGGTCGGCAAGACCGTCGAGAGCGCCACCGCCGTGTTCGACCAGGTCAGGGTGCTGGAGGCGGCCGGTGCGTTCGCCGCCGAGATCGAAGTCGTTCCCGCCCCGATCACCGCCGAGATCGCATCGCGCACGTCGCTGCTGCTGTTCTCGATGGGTGCCGGCGTCGGCGGCGACGCGCAATACCTGTTCGCCGAGGACATCCTCGGGTACACCCGCGGCCACCGCCCGCGTCACGCCAAGGTGTACCGCGACTTCGCTGCCGAGCACGATCGGCTCCAGCGCGAACGGGTTGCGGCGTTCGCCGAGTTCCGCGCCGACGTCGACGCGGGCTCGTACCCGCAACCCGAGCACCTGGTGACCGTCGCCGACGACGTCGTCGCCGAGTTCGTCGACCGACTCGACGCCACACCACCACCCTGATCGATTGGAGGTCACCATGACCGATGTTCATCAACTCCCGACGTTCGGCCGGCACCTGTGCCGGATCGACGACTTCGTCGCGATCATCGAGCAGCCGACACCGACACCCGAGTTCGCGTCTCGCCTCGAGCAGCGGGTGCCCGTGTTCGAGGCGTCGCATCTCCGTGACGTGATCACCGACGCGGCCTCCCAGCGCGCGGTGCGTGACGTGCTGGCCGAGGTGCTCGACCGCGGTGCCGGCATCTTCGTGATCGCCGGTGCGTTCGACCACGCCGTTGTCGATCGGGCGACGAGCGCGTTCGAGGCGATGATCGAACAGCAGCATCGTGAAGGCCGCGCGGTCGGCGACCACTACGCCAAACCCGGAGCAAACGATCGCGTCTGGAATGCGATCGAGAAGCTCGCCGTCGAGGCGCCCGACGTCTTCGTCGACTACTACGCCAACGACATGGCCGCGCTCGGAGCGCTGGCGTGGCTCGGCCCGAACTACCAGATCTCGTCGCAGGTCAACGTGGTCAACCCCGGTGGTCAGGCACAGCAGCCGCACCGCGACTACCACCTCGGGTTCATGACCGACGATCAGGCCGAGTCGTACCCGGCGCACACGCACCGGCTCTCGCCGATGCTCACGTTGCAGGGCGCCGTCGCCCACTGCGACATGCCCGTCGAGACCGGCCCCACCATGTACCTGCCGTTCTCGCAGCAGTACGAGCTCGGCTACCTGGCGTGGCGCAACCCCGACTTCATCGCCTATTTCGACGAGCACCACACCCAGTTGCCGCTCGCGAAGGGCGACATCGTGTTCTTCAACCCGGCACTGTTCCACGCGGCCGGCTCCAACGTGACCGCCGACGTGCGCCGCATGGCGAACCTGCTCCAGATCTCGTCGGCGATGGCCAGGGCGATGGAGACCATGGACCGGATTCGGATGACCAACGCCGTCTACCCGGCGTTGCTCGACCGGCAGGCGGCCGGCACCGATGCCGACGCGTTGGGCAACGCGCTGACCGCAGTGGCCGACGGCTACGCGTTCCCCACGAACCTCGACAACGACCCGCCGCTCGGCGGACTCACCCCGCCGTCGCACCTCGACATCCTCCGCGACGCGCTGACGGAAGGAGCCTCGCCCGAGGAACTCGCAGCACGTCTCGATGCGCTCGCGGCCCGTCGCCGCTCGCACTGAGCGCGTTGCCCCGAGCGTTCAGCGGAGCGCGACCAGCCGGTCGTGGGGGATCGCGTGGACCGTCCGGCCGAGGTGGCCCGTCATCGTCTCGGCGGCGCAGAGCGCGTTCCAGATCGACTCCTCGACCGCCTCGGCCGCGGCGTTGAACAGTGGGGTCATCGCGTCGGCCGGCAACGTCTCGACCGAGACCGGCCGCGTCGCTCGCAGCGGCACACGGTTGGCGGTGGAGAACGCGAGGAAGATGTCGCCGCTGCCGTTGCCACCGGTGCCACCGACCCGCGCCAACCCGATCGTGGCGCGGCGCGCGAGCCGCGTGCACTGATCGGCGAGCAGCGGAGCGTCGGTCGCGATGACCACGATGATGGAACCCGCGTCGGCCACGGCCGGGTCGGTGGGGAGCGGCACGGCGTGCTCGTCGATCTCCGCGCCCACCGGTCGGCCGTCGAGTCGGAGTAGACCGCGGGCGCCGTAGTTCGCCTGCACGATCGCGCCGACGGTGTACCTCCCGCCGGCCGTCTCGACCACCCGTGACGAGGTGCCGATCCCGCCCTTGAACTCGTGGCAGACCATGCCGGTGCCACCACCCACGTTGCCCTCGGCGACGGTGCCGTCACCGCGCTCCGCGGCGTCGGTCATGGCGGCCCGCACGTCGTCGGCGGTGAGATGGAAGGCGTCGATGTCGTTGAGGAACCCGTCGTACGTCTCACCCACGATCGGCAGGCACCACGACGCGTCCGGGTCGCGCTCGACCTCGGCCGCGACCAGCGTGTCGCGGACGAGACCGACCTGGTGCGTGTTCGTGATGCCGATCGGGCCGCTGATCAGACCCGACTCGGCGAGCCAGTGCGAGCCGGTCATCTCGCCGTTGCCGTTGAACGAGCAGATGCCGCCGTTCGAGAGATCGTCGGACTCGGACGGCGGGCGCGTGTTCACGATCGTGACGCCGGTGCGTGCGATCCGAGGTTCGTCGCGGACGACGGTTCGGTGGCCGACGGACACACCGCCGACGTCGGTGATCGCGTTCAGTCCTCCGGTCGGGAACGTGCCGATCGTGAAACCGAGATCGCGGAGTCGTGCCATCGGGAGAGACTACGACCGCGAGCGGCCGACCGAGTTGCACGCCGGTGAGGTGGCGCGGGCACGAACTAGCTTGCGGTGATGGGGAATGTACGCCAGGCCGGCCGCCACCTGACCCACTTGGTCCGCAGTCGCGTGCGGTGGCTGCCGTCACCCGAGAACACCGAGTCGCCCCTGCCCTACGTCGCTCGCCGGCCGACGGTGCACCCGGTCCTGCCGGTGCACGACATGGACGCCGCGATGTCCTACTACCGGTCGGTCGGCTTCGCGGTCGTCGCCTACGACGCCGGCTACGCGTGGGTGCGCACGTGCGGCTGGGAGATGTTCCACCTCGTCCTCGCCGCCGGGGCGGCGCCCGGCGGATCGGTGGTCGGTGCGTACCTCCATGTCAGCGATGTCGACGAGTGGCACCGTGCGATTCGAACGAACGCACCCGACGTCCCGATCGGCGCCATCACCGACACCCCATGGGGGATGCGTGAATTCGCGTTGACGGATCCGAGCGGCAACGTGGTCCGCATCGGCCGGCCCCGAT encodes:
- a CDS encoding deoxyribose-phosphate aldolase, encoding MHLTDDRWGELIATRADDPGRPLEMLRARPRRPLLTDGRLFIVAADHSARGMLGVPGEPFAMADRRRTLESLLIALSSDSVDGVLASADIMEELALLGALDGKLAFGTMNRGGIMGADWELDDRMTAYSAATIADHGLDGGKVLLRLADDDAGTAPTLEACARAVDECAAAGLPIMVEPLPYHHDPATGAAKLLDDDDALLRAVAIGSGLGGTSSATWLKVPAAKDPARMLACTTLPALILGGSPGPDPEATYASWERSMEVPNVRGLVVGRSLLYPADGDVEAAIDRAASIVRPS
- the purU gene encoding formyltetrahydrofolate deformylase, whose product is MSTTHVLSLTCADRPGIVHAVTAGVLDVGGNIIENSQFTDPDTDTFCMRMVVATADSSDDLRDAVAGRLGDRPIELTVRPIDQRPNVLIMVSKFDHCLVDLLYRWRNGGLAVDIPVIVSNHPDCAEVAERYDIPFRHLPVTRDTKAEQEAEIKALVAEHDIDLVVLARYMQILSDDLCAHLRGRAINIHHSFLPGFKGAKPYHQAHERGVKIVGATAHFVTADLDEGPIIEQDVARVTHAHTAEQLVALGQDTERLVLSRAVRAWAEDRIHLIGNKTIVFS
- a CDS encoding phytanoyl-CoA dioxygenase family protein, with product MTDVHQLPTFGRHLCRIDDFVAIIEQPTPTPEFASRLEQRVPVFEASHLRDVITDAASQRAVRDVLAEVLDRGAGIFVIAGAFDHAVVDRATSAFEAMIEQQHREGRAVGDHYAKPGANDRVWNAIEKLAVEAPDVFVDYYANDMAALGALAWLGPNYQISSQVNVVNPGGQAQQPHRDYHLGFMTDDQAESYPAHTHRLSPMLTLQGAVAHCDMPVETGPTMYLPFSQQYELGYLAWRNPDFIAYFDEHHTQLPLAKGDIVFFNPALFHAAGSNVTADVRRMANLLQISSAMARAMETMDRIRMTNAVYPALLDRQAAGTDADALGNALTAVADGYAFPTNLDNDPPLGGLTPPSHLDILRDALTEGASPEELAARLDALAARRRSH
- a CDS encoding P1 family peptidase — encoded protein: MARLRDLGFTIGTFPTGGLNAITDVGGVSVGHRTVVRDEPRIARTGVTIVNTRPPSESDDLSNGGICSFNGNGEMTGSHWLAESGLISGPIGITNTHQVGLVRDTLVAAEVERDPDASWCLPIVGETYDGFLNDIDAFHLTADDVRAAMTDAAERGDGTVAEGNVGGGTGMVCHEFKGGIGTSSRVVETAGGRYTVGAIVQANYGARGLLRLDGRPVGAEIDEHAVPLPTDPAVADAGSIIVVIATDAPLLADQCTRLARRATIGLARVGGTGGNGSGDIFLAFSTANRVPLRATRPVSVETLPADAMTPLFNAAAEAVEESIWNALCAAETMTGHLGRTVHAIPHDRLVALR
- a CDS encoding VOC family protein — encoded protein: MGNVRQAGRHLTHLVRSRVRWLPSPENTESPLPYVARRPTVHPVLPVHDMDAAMSYYRSVGFAVVAYDAGYAWVRTCGWEMFHLVLAAGAAPGGSVVGAYLHVSDVDEWHRAIRTNAPDVPIGAITDTPWGMREFALTDPSGNVVRIGRPR
- a CDS encoding 3-methyl-2-oxobutanoate hydroxymethyltransferase is translated as MNRPRPTVADLRAGRGQRQLSMVYVTTTDEAAACAAAGIDVLSIEMSYWDAAMREAAGDCFVQVGLQYGVLATTDDYLRAAHAAVLAGGDAVYCAASTEIIARLAAEGIPVVGHVGLIPSRRTWTGGFKAVGKTVESATAVFDQVRVLEAAGAFAAEIEVVPAPITAEIASRTSLLLFSMGAGVGGDAQYLFAEDILGYTRGHRPRHAKVYRDFAAEHDRLQRERVAAFAEFRADVDAGSYPQPEHLVTVADDVVAEFVDRLDATPPP